Proteins encoded by one window of Streptacidiphilus sp. PB12-B1b:
- a CDS encoding transaminase — MPVSVDRARLQRLLARETAAGIARNPRSQAAYQRADHLFGRVPMTWMNKNAGGFPLYLDSARGARVTDIDGHEYVDFCLGDTGAMAGHSPEAVADAVEQRYRVRGGATAMLPTEDAEWVGAELSRRFGLPRWSFSLTATDANRWAIRLARAVTGRPKILVNSYSYHGSVDESLIVVGPDGRGASRPGNVGAPCDVTLTSRVAEFNDLDGLERELSHGDVAAVLMEPALTNIGIVLPEPGYLDGVRELTRRHGTLLINDETHTLSAGPGGATAAYGLTPDILTVGKAIGGGIPAGGYGLSADLSDRLLGRADLDLVDMGGVGGTLAGNALSVAAMRATLEHVLTDQAFAAMGALSERFEAGVAEGIAKHGLPWSVTRLGARTEYRFADAAPRNGTESAACSDPELEDYLHLFMANRGILMTPFHNMALMCPATTETDVDAHTALFTEALAELAS, encoded by the coding sequence ATGCCCGTGTCCGTCGACCGTGCCCGGCTGCAGCGGCTGCTCGCCCGCGAGACCGCCGCCGGCATCGCGCGCAACCCGCGCTCGCAGGCGGCGTACCAGCGGGCCGACCACCTGTTCGGGCGCGTGCCGATGACCTGGATGAACAAGAACGCCGGCGGCTTCCCGCTCTACCTCGACAGCGCCCGGGGCGCCCGGGTCACCGACATCGACGGCCATGAGTACGTCGACTTCTGCCTGGGCGACACCGGCGCCATGGCCGGGCACTCCCCCGAGGCGGTCGCGGACGCGGTGGAGCAGCGCTACCGGGTACGCGGCGGCGCGACCGCGATGCTGCCCACCGAGGACGCCGAGTGGGTCGGCGCCGAGCTGAGCCGCCGCTTCGGCCTGCCGCGCTGGTCGTTCTCGCTCACCGCGACGGACGCCAACCGCTGGGCGATCCGGCTGGCCCGCGCCGTCACCGGCCGCCCCAAGATCCTGGTCAACAGCTACAGCTACCACGGCAGCGTCGACGAGTCGCTGATCGTCGTGGGCCCGGACGGCCGCGGCGCCAGCCGCCCCGGCAATGTCGGCGCGCCCTGCGACGTGACGCTGACCAGCCGCGTCGCCGAGTTCAACGACCTGGACGGGCTGGAGCGCGAGCTGTCCCACGGCGACGTCGCGGCGGTGCTGATGGAGCCCGCGCTGACCAACATCGGCATCGTCCTGCCCGAGCCCGGCTACCTGGACGGCGTCCGCGAGCTGACCCGGCGGCACGGCACGCTGCTGATCAACGACGAGACGCACACCCTGTCGGCGGGGCCGGGCGGGGCGACCGCCGCCTACGGCCTCACCCCGGACATCCTCACCGTCGGCAAGGCCATCGGCGGCGGCATCCCGGCGGGCGGCTACGGGCTCTCGGCGGACCTCTCCGACCGGCTGCTCGGCCGCGCCGACCTGGACCTGGTCGACATGGGCGGGGTCGGCGGCACCCTGGCGGGCAACGCCCTCTCGGTCGCCGCCATGCGGGCCACCCTGGAGCACGTCCTCACCGACCAGGCGTTCGCCGCCATGGGCGCGCTGTCCGAGCGCTTCGAAGCGGGCGTCGCCGAGGGCATCGCCAAGCACGGCCTGCCCTGGTCGGTCACCCGCCTGGGCGCGCGCACCGAGTACCGCTTCGCCGACGCGGCGCCGCGCAACGGCACCGAGTCCGCGGCCTGCTCCGACCCCGAGCTGGAGGACTACCTGCACCTATTCATGGCCAACCGGGGCATCCTGATGACCCCGTTCCACAACATGGCGCTGATGTGCCCGGCCACCACCGAGACCGA